One genomic window of Salvia miltiorrhiza cultivar Shanhuang (shh) chromosome 4, IMPLAD_Smil_shh, whole genome shotgun sequence includes the following:
- the LOC131019601 gene encoding uncharacterized protein LOC131019601 isoform X3, with protein MTGVQKSAVLYHYPCPDGAFGALAAYLYFSHSPAFAPPLFFPNTVYSPIRAENLPLNETDTVYLLDFVGPLGFVEQLSRKVGRVVVLDHHKTALEMLGSGTSSTNGNVTTVIDMDRSGATIAYDYFKEKLLAGDVNNHTNGAVTEFRRVRRLFEYIEDGDLWRWRLPNSKAFSSGLKDLNLEFDATLNPSLFQQAVNADSIQELRSELGNELALKSLKMDLRGIGAVVYRVPELENDSLLKISLRSIGDEDTTPISQKYGGGGHRNASSFKIDNAGFQTWKLSVNNSRLSR; from the exons ATGACGGGGGTGCAGAAATCGGCGGTGCTATATCACTACCCCTGCCCCGATGGCGCCTTCGGTGCCTTGGCGGCCTACCTCTACTTCTCTCATTCTCCGGCCTTCGCTCCTCCTCTCTTCTTCCCCAACACCGTTTACTCTCCTATCAG AGCTGAGAATTTGCCCTTGAATGAAACTGATACTGTTTACCTGCTGGATTTTGTGGGGCCGCTAGGTTTCGTCGAACAGCTCTCTCGTAAAGTTGGAAG GGTTGTAGTCCTGGACCATCACAAGACTGCTCTCGAGATGTTGGGTTCGGGGACATCATCAACTAATGGGAATGTGACTACAGTGATAGACATGGACAGGAGCGGAGCTACTATAGCTTATGATTATTTCAAGGAGAAACTCCTGGCTGGGGACGTCAACAATCATACCAATGGTGCCGTTACTGAATTCAGGAGAGTGAGGAGACTATTTGAATATATTGAGGATGGTGATCTGTGGAGGTGGCGCCTTCCAAATAGTAAAGCATTTAGCAGTGGGTTGAAGGATTTGAATCTTGAATTTGATGCCACATTAAATCCCTCATTGTTCCAACAG GCTGTCAATGCGGATTCCATCCAGGAGCTAAGGAGTGAGCTTGGGAATGAGTTAGCTCTTAAAAGCCTCAAAATGGACCTGAG GGGAATTGGAGCTGTTGTTTACAGAGTTCCTGAACTTGAGAATGACTCACTGTTGAAAATTAGCCTAAGGAGTATTGGTGACGAGGACACTACACCCATATCACAG AAATATGGAGGTGGTGGCCACCGGAACGCCAGTTCGTTCAAGATAGATAATGCCGGATTTCAAACATGGAAGCTCTCTGTTAACAACTCAAGACTATCCAGATGA
- the LOC131019601 gene encoding uncharacterized protein LOC131019601 isoform X2, translating to MTGVQKSAVLYHYPCPDGAFGALAAYLYFSHSPAFAPPLFFPNTVYSPIRAENLPLNETDTVYLLDFVGPLGFVEQLSRKVGRVVVLDHHKTALEMLGSGTSSTNGNVTTVIDMDRSGATIAYDYFKEKLLAGDVNNHTNGAVTEFRRVRRLFEYIEDGDLWRWRLPNSKAFSSGLKDLNLEFDATLNPSLFQQLLSLELDSVISQGMSSLEDKQKKIEKVLELSYEITLGGGAFGNCLAVNADSIQELRSELGNELALKSLKMDLRGIGAVVYRVPELENDSLLKISLRSIGDEDTTPISQKYGGGGHRNASSFKIDNAGFQTWKLSVNNSRLSR from the exons ATGACGGGGGTGCAGAAATCGGCGGTGCTATATCACTACCCCTGCCCCGATGGCGCCTTCGGTGCCTTGGCGGCCTACCTCTACTTCTCTCATTCTCCGGCCTTCGCTCCTCCTCTCTTCTTCCCCAACACCGTTTACTCTCCTATCAG AGCTGAGAATTTGCCCTTGAATGAAACTGATACTGTTTACCTGCTGGATTTTGTGGGGCCGCTAGGTTTCGTCGAACAGCTCTCTCGTAAAGTTGGAAG GGTTGTAGTCCTGGACCATCACAAGACTGCTCTCGAGATGTTGGGTTCGGGGACATCATCAACTAATGGGAATGTGACTACAGTGATAGACATGGACAGGAGCGGAGCTACTATAGCTTATGATTATTTCAAGGAGAAACTCCTGGCTGGGGACGTCAACAATCATACCAATGGTGCCGTTACTGAATTCAGGAGAGTGAGGAGACTATTTGAATATATTGAGGATGGTGATCTGTGGAGGTGGCGCCTTCCAAATAGTAAAGCATTTAGCAGTGGGTTGAAGGATTTGAATCTTGAATTTGATGCCACATTAAATCCCTCATTGTTCCAACAG TTGCTCTCATTAGAACTCGACTCAGTAATAAGTCAAGGTATGTCAAGCTTGGAAGACAAACAGAAAAAGATAGAGAAGGTTCTCGAGCTGTCATATGAAATAACTCTTGGTGGTGGTGCTTTTGGAAATTGCCTG GCTGTCAATGCGGATTCCATCCAGGAGCTAAGGAGTGAGCTTGGGAATGAGTTAGCTCTTAAAAGCCTCAAAATGGACCTGAG GGGAATTGGAGCTGTTGTTTACAGAGTTCCTGAACTTGAGAATGACTCACTGTTGAAAATTAGCCTAAGGAGTATTGGTGACGAGGACACTACACCCATATCACAG AAATATGGAGGTGGTGGCCACCGGAACGCCAGTTCGTTCAAGATAGATAATGCCGGATTTCAAACATGGAAGCTCTCTGTTAACAACTCAAGACTATCCAGATGA
- the LOC131019601 gene encoding uncharacterized protein LOC131019601 isoform X1, with product MTGVQKSAVLYHYPCPDGAFGALAAYLYFSHSPAFAPPLFFPNTVYSPIRAENLPLNETDTVYLLDFVGPLGFVEQLSRKVGRVVVLDHHKTALEMLGSGTSSTNGNVTTVIDMDRSGATIAYDYFKEKLLAGDVNNHTNGAVTEFRRVRRLFEYIEDGDLWRWRLPNSKAFSSGLKDLNLEFDATLNPSLFQQLLSLELDSVISQGMSSLEDKQKKIEKVLELSYEITLGGGAFGNCLAVNADSIQELRSELGNELALKSLKMDLRFVVLKVKLDFALNSEQFSSFLSFPLSFIFRGIGAVVYRVPELENDSLLKISLRSIGDEDTTPISQVSSVFQTNILGRV from the exons ATGACGGGGGTGCAGAAATCGGCGGTGCTATATCACTACCCCTGCCCCGATGGCGCCTTCGGTGCCTTGGCGGCCTACCTCTACTTCTCTCATTCTCCGGCCTTCGCTCCTCCTCTCTTCTTCCCCAACACCGTTTACTCTCCTATCAG AGCTGAGAATTTGCCCTTGAATGAAACTGATACTGTTTACCTGCTGGATTTTGTGGGGCCGCTAGGTTTCGTCGAACAGCTCTCTCGTAAAGTTGGAAG GGTTGTAGTCCTGGACCATCACAAGACTGCTCTCGAGATGTTGGGTTCGGGGACATCATCAACTAATGGGAATGTGACTACAGTGATAGACATGGACAGGAGCGGAGCTACTATAGCTTATGATTATTTCAAGGAGAAACTCCTGGCTGGGGACGTCAACAATCATACCAATGGTGCCGTTACTGAATTCAGGAGAGTGAGGAGACTATTTGAATATATTGAGGATGGTGATCTGTGGAGGTGGCGCCTTCCAAATAGTAAAGCATTTAGCAGTGGGTTGAAGGATTTGAATCTTGAATTTGATGCCACATTAAATCCCTCATTGTTCCAACAG TTGCTCTCATTAGAACTCGACTCAGTAATAAGTCAAGGTATGTCAAGCTTGGAAGACAAACAGAAAAAGATAGAGAAGGTTCTCGAGCTGTCATATGAAATAACTCTTGGTGGTGGTGCTTTTGGAAATTGCCTG GCTGTCAATGCGGATTCCATCCAGGAGCTAAGGAGTGAGCTTGGGAATGAGTTAGCTCTTAAAAGCCTCAAAATGGACCTGAGGTTTGTTGTTCTCAAGGTCAAGCTTGATTTTGCTTTAAACTCAGAGCAATTTTCATCATTCTTATCTTTCCCATTATCCTTTATCTTTAGGGGAATTGGAGCTGTTGTTTACAGAGTTCCTGAACTTGAGAATGACTCACTGTTGAAAATTAGCCTAAGGAGTATTGGTGACGAGGACACTACACCCATATCACAGGTAAGTTCTGTTTTCCAAACTAATATTCTTGGGAGAGTGTAA